One region of Oryza glaberrima chromosome 7, OglaRS2, whole genome shotgun sequence genomic DNA includes:
- the LOC127780657 gene encoding thioredoxin H-type yields the protein MAAEEGVVIACHNKDEFDAQMTKAKEAGKVVIVDFTASWCGPCRFIAPVFAEYAKKFPGAVFLKVDVDELKEVAEKYNVEAMPTFLFIKDGAEADKVVGARKDDLQNTIVKHVGATAASASA from the exons AtggccgccgaggagggagTCGTGATCGCCTGCCACAACAAGGACGAGTTCGACGCCCAGATGACCAAGGCCAAGGAGGCCGGCAAAGTG GTCATAGTTGACTTCACTGCTTCCTGGTGTGGCCCTTGCCGCTTCATCGCCCCAGTGTTCGCTGAATACGCCAAAAAGTTCCCTGGTGCTGTCTTCCTGAAGGTTGATGTTGATGAGCTGAAG GAAGTTGCTGAAAAGTACAATGTCGAGGCAATGCCGACCTTCCTATTCATCAAGGATGGTGCTGAGGCTGACAAGGTCGTTGGCGCCAGGAAGGATGACCTCCAGAACACCATCGTGAAGCACGTTGGTGCCACTGCTGCATCTGCTTCTGCCTAA